From the genome of Sander lucioperca isolate FBNREF2018 chromosome 1, SLUC_FBN_1.2, whole genome shotgun sequence, one region includes:
- the LOC116064435 gene encoding uncharacterized protein LOC116064435 isoform X2, which yields MLEVFHISRGSSAGFYEKSECYGKFLRFPFTYTPPRFNGQLYFTPKKGGSRKLVMDKDEAKDPRLQISIGSVVLTDLTERDEGTFSVSVGDAMPYDIIKLEILDCAYKEYRIYGNPYFFVAPELTEYIEFLHFHSEDLPRVVWNRTDPETNKGSRWQMKGSIWEIKSLNQADGGYYNFRKKDKTVLSRIRIVVAENKRRFYTNVNERLVIDNPSLDATWTVTFTPAGEVEKNTLMEAGNLVTDDRRIQIMPKGIEINPVNIIDSGTFEFRDQQGHLAQIVIVMVEDEPPPPVLHPYVYIAIIGGIIFAVVVCCCCVKKCCCRNSSSKRHESAPETAAAPAVYCHDLIQPAGPSYSVAPVPDNSYQPMNSLVSGEPTTTSLEPSVEPLGGQGGYPAPTFGSDFLSSDPVPKFELKGLSIPSALPLVSDSTFCDVYTSDKLNFL from the exons atgtTAGAAGTCTTCCACATAtccagag GTTCATCCGCTGGGTTTTACGAAAAAAGTGAGTGCTATGGCAAATTTTTGAGATTCCCATTTACTTATACGCCACCTCGTTTCAATGGACAGTTGTACTTCACTCCGAAGAAGGGTGGATCCAGGAAGCTAGTGATGGATAAGGACGAG GCAAAGGACCCACGCCTCCAAATTTCCATTGGCTCAGTTGTACTCACAGATTTGACAGAAAGAGATGAGGGAACGTTTTCTGTCTCAGTTGGTGATGCTATGCCATACGATATTATCAAACTGGAAATTTTGG ATTGTGCTTACAAGGAGTATAGGATttacgggaacccatatttctTTGTTGCTCCTGAACTAACTGAATACATAGAATTCCTTCACTTTCACAGTGAGGACCTGCCGAGGGTCGTGTGGAATCGCACCGACCCTGAGACCAATAAGGGAAGCAGATGGCAGATGAAGGGTTCTATCTGGGAGATTAAGAGCCTCAATCAGGCAGATGGCGGCTACTACAacttcagaaaaaaagacaaaacagtgCTGTCTAGGATACGGATTGTAGTAGCAG agaacaagAGACGCTTTTATACAAATGTGAATGAACGGCTCGTCATCGACAATCCTTCGCTCGATGCCACATGGACTGTGACTTTTACACCGGCAGGGGAAGTGGAAAAGAACACATTGATGGAAGCAGGCAATCTGGTCACAGACGATAGGAGGATTCAGATCATGCCTAAGGGCATAGAGATTAATCCTGTAAATATCATAGACTCTGGCACCTTTGAGTTCAGAGACCAGCAAGGCCACCTGGCCCAGATTGTGATAGTGATGGTAGAAGATG AACCACCTCCTCCCGTCCTTCATCCATATGTTTATATTGCGATCATTGGCGGGATTATCTTTGCGGTGGTTGTCTGCTGTTGCTGTGTGAAAAAGTGCTGTTGTAGAAACAGCTCTTCCAAAAGGCACGAGTCTGCTCCTGAGACTGCAGCCGCACCTGCTGTGTATTGCCAT GATTTGATTCAACCTGCTGGCCCAAGTTACTCTGTTGCACCTGTGCCAGATAACTCTTATCAGCCAATGAATTCCCTTGTTTCTGGAGAACCTACAACTACCTCCCTTGAGCCATCG GTTGAACCTCTAGGAGGGCAGGGAGGCTATCCAGCTCCTACATTCGGCTCTGATTTTCTCTCCTCAGACCCTGTGCCAAAGTTTGAGCTCAAAGGACTGTCCATTCCCTCTGCACTCCCCCTCGTTTCAGACTCAACTTTCTGTGATGTTTACACCTCAGATAAACTCAACTTTCTGTAA
- the LOC116064435 gene encoding uncharacterized protein LOC116064435 isoform X4, whose product MLLLYLTTVSCVVFGGSSAGFYEKSECYGKFLRFPFTYTPPRFNGQLYFTPKKGGSRKLVMDKDEAKDPRLQISIGSVVLTDLTERDEGTFSVSVGDAMPYDIIKLEILDCAYKEYRIYGNPYFFVAPELTEYIEFLHFHSEDLPRVVWNRTDPETNKGSRWQMKGSIWEIKSLNQADGGYYNFRKKDKTVLSRIRIVVAENKRRFYTNVNERLVIDNPSLDATWTVTFTPAGEVEKNTLMEAGNLVTDDRRIQIMPKGIEINPVNIIDSGTFEFRDQQGHLAQIVIVMVEDEPPPPVLHPYVYIAIIGGIIFAVVVCCCCVKKCCCRNSSSKRHESAPETAAAPAVYCHVEPLGGQGGYPAPTFGSDFLSSDPVPKFELKGLSIPSALPLVSDSTFCDVYTSDKLNFL is encoded by the exons ATGTTGCTATTATACCTGACTACTGTTTCGTGCGTCGTGTTTGGTG GTTCATCCGCTGGGTTTTACGAAAAAAGTGAGTGCTATGGCAAATTTTTGAGATTCCCATTTACTTATACGCCACCTCGTTTCAATGGACAGTTGTACTTCACTCCGAAGAAGGGTGGATCCAGGAAGCTAGTGATGGATAAGGACGAG GCAAAGGACCCACGCCTCCAAATTTCCATTGGCTCAGTTGTACTCACAGATTTGACAGAAAGAGATGAGGGAACGTTTTCTGTCTCAGTTGGTGATGCTATGCCATACGATATTATCAAACTGGAAATTTTGG ATTGTGCTTACAAGGAGTATAGGATttacgggaacccatatttctTTGTTGCTCCTGAACTAACTGAATACATAGAATTCCTTCACTTTCACAGTGAGGACCTGCCGAGGGTCGTGTGGAATCGCACCGACCCTGAGACCAATAAGGGAAGCAGATGGCAGATGAAGGGTTCTATCTGGGAGATTAAGAGCCTCAATCAGGCAGATGGCGGCTACTACAacttcagaaaaaaagacaaaacagtgCTGTCTAGGATACGGATTGTAGTAGCAG agaacaagAGACGCTTTTATACAAATGTGAATGAACGGCTCGTCATCGACAATCCTTCGCTCGATGCCACATGGACTGTGACTTTTACACCGGCAGGGGAAGTGGAAAAGAACACATTGATGGAAGCAGGCAATCTGGTCACAGACGATAGGAGGATTCAGATCATGCCTAAGGGCATAGAGATTAATCCTGTAAATATCATAGACTCTGGCACCTTTGAGTTCAGAGACCAGCAAGGCCACCTGGCCCAGATTGTGATAGTGATGGTAGAAGATG AACCACCTCCTCCCGTCCTTCATCCATATGTTTATATTGCGATCATTGGCGGGATTATCTTTGCGGTGGTTGTCTGCTGTTGCTGTGTGAAAAAGTGCTGTTGTAGAAACAGCTCTTCCAAAAGGCACGAGTCTGCTCCTGAGACTGCAGCCGCACCTGCTGTGTATTGCCAT GTTGAACCTCTAGGAGGGCAGGGAGGCTATCCAGCTCCTACATTCGGCTCTGATTTTCTCTCCTCAGACCCTGTGCCAAAGTTTGAGCTCAAAGGACTGTCCATTCCCTCTGCACTCCCCCTCGTTTCAGACTCAACTTTCTGTGATGTTTACACCTCAGATAAACTCAACTTTCTGTAA
- the LOC116064435 gene encoding uncharacterized protein LOC116064435 isoform X1, producing the protein MLLLYLTTVSCVVFGGSSAGFYEKSECYGKFLRFPFTYTPPRFNGQLYFTPKKGGSRKLVMDKDEAKDPRLQISIGSVVLTDLTERDEGTFSVSVGDAMPYDIIKLEILDCAYKEYRIYGNPYFFVAPELTEYIEFLHFHSEDLPRVVWNRTDPETNKGSRWQMKGSIWEIKSLNQADGGYYNFRKKDKTVLSRIRIVVAENKRRFYTNVNERLVIDNPSLDATWTVTFTPAGEVEKNTLMEAGNLVTDDRRIQIMPKGIEINPVNIIDSGTFEFRDQQGHLAQIVIVMVEDEPPPPVLHPYVYIAIIGGIIFAVVVCCCCVKKCCCRNSSSKRHESAPETAAAPAVYCHDLIQPAGPSYSVAPVPDNSYQPMNSLVSGEPTTTSLEPSVEPLGGQGGYPAPTFGSDFLSSDPVPKFELKGLSIPSALPLVSDSTFCDVYTSDKLNFL; encoded by the exons ATGTTGCTATTATACCTGACTACTGTTTCGTGCGTCGTGTTTGGTG GTTCATCCGCTGGGTTTTACGAAAAAAGTGAGTGCTATGGCAAATTTTTGAGATTCCCATTTACTTATACGCCACCTCGTTTCAATGGACAGTTGTACTTCACTCCGAAGAAGGGTGGATCCAGGAAGCTAGTGATGGATAAGGACGAG GCAAAGGACCCACGCCTCCAAATTTCCATTGGCTCAGTTGTACTCACAGATTTGACAGAAAGAGATGAGGGAACGTTTTCTGTCTCAGTTGGTGATGCTATGCCATACGATATTATCAAACTGGAAATTTTGG ATTGTGCTTACAAGGAGTATAGGATttacgggaacccatatttctTTGTTGCTCCTGAACTAACTGAATACATAGAATTCCTTCACTTTCACAGTGAGGACCTGCCGAGGGTCGTGTGGAATCGCACCGACCCTGAGACCAATAAGGGAAGCAGATGGCAGATGAAGGGTTCTATCTGGGAGATTAAGAGCCTCAATCAGGCAGATGGCGGCTACTACAacttcagaaaaaaagacaaaacagtgCTGTCTAGGATACGGATTGTAGTAGCAG agaacaagAGACGCTTTTATACAAATGTGAATGAACGGCTCGTCATCGACAATCCTTCGCTCGATGCCACATGGACTGTGACTTTTACACCGGCAGGGGAAGTGGAAAAGAACACATTGATGGAAGCAGGCAATCTGGTCACAGACGATAGGAGGATTCAGATCATGCCTAAGGGCATAGAGATTAATCCTGTAAATATCATAGACTCTGGCACCTTTGAGTTCAGAGACCAGCAAGGCCACCTGGCCCAGATTGTGATAGTGATGGTAGAAGATG AACCACCTCCTCCCGTCCTTCATCCATATGTTTATATTGCGATCATTGGCGGGATTATCTTTGCGGTGGTTGTCTGCTGTTGCTGTGTGAAAAAGTGCTGTTGTAGAAACAGCTCTTCCAAAAGGCACGAGTCTGCTCCTGAGACTGCAGCCGCACCTGCTGTGTATTGCCAT GATTTGATTCAACCTGCTGGCCCAAGTTACTCTGTTGCACCTGTGCCAGATAACTCTTATCAGCCAATGAATTCCCTTGTTTCTGGAGAACCTACAACTACCTCCCTTGAGCCATCG GTTGAACCTCTAGGAGGGCAGGGAGGCTATCCAGCTCCTACATTCGGCTCTGATTTTCTCTCCTCAGACCCTGTGCCAAAGTTTGAGCTCAAAGGACTGTCCATTCCCTCTGCACTCCCCCTCGTTTCAGACTCAACTTTCTGTGATGTTTACACCTCAGATAAACTCAACTTTCTGTAA
- the LOC116064435 gene encoding uncharacterized protein LOC116064435 isoform X3: MLLLYLTTVSCVVFGGSSAGFYEKSECYGKFLRFPFTYTPPRFNGQLYFTPKKGGSRKLVMDKDEAKDPRLQISIGSVVLTDLTERDEGTFSVSVGDAMPYDIIKLEILDCAYKEYRIYGNPYFFVAPELTEYIEFLHFHSEDLPRVVWNRTDPETNKGSRWQMKGSIWEIKSLNQADGGYYNFRKKDKTVLSRIRIVVAENKRRFYTNVNERLVIDNPSLDATWTVTFTPAGEVEKNTLMEAGNLVTDDRRIQIMPKGIEINPVNIIDSGTFEFRDQQGHLAQIVIVMVEDEPPPPVLHPYVYIAIIGGIIFAVVVCCCCVKKCCCRNSSSKRHESAPETAAAPAVYCHDLIQPAGPSYSVAPGEPTTTSLEPSVEPLGGQGGYPAPTFGSDFLSSDPVPKFELKGLSIPSALPLVSDSTFCDVYTSDKLNFL; the protein is encoded by the exons ATGTTGCTATTATACCTGACTACTGTTTCGTGCGTCGTGTTTGGTG GTTCATCCGCTGGGTTTTACGAAAAAAGTGAGTGCTATGGCAAATTTTTGAGATTCCCATTTACTTATACGCCACCTCGTTTCAATGGACAGTTGTACTTCACTCCGAAGAAGGGTGGATCCAGGAAGCTAGTGATGGATAAGGACGAG GCAAAGGACCCACGCCTCCAAATTTCCATTGGCTCAGTTGTACTCACAGATTTGACAGAAAGAGATGAGGGAACGTTTTCTGTCTCAGTTGGTGATGCTATGCCATACGATATTATCAAACTGGAAATTTTGG ATTGTGCTTACAAGGAGTATAGGATttacgggaacccatatttctTTGTTGCTCCTGAACTAACTGAATACATAGAATTCCTTCACTTTCACAGTGAGGACCTGCCGAGGGTCGTGTGGAATCGCACCGACCCTGAGACCAATAAGGGAAGCAGATGGCAGATGAAGGGTTCTATCTGGGAGATTAAGAGCCTCAATCAGGCAGATGGCGGCTACTACAacttcagaaaaaaagacaaaacagtgCTGTCTAGGATACGGATTGTAGTAGCAG agaacaagAGACGCTTTTATACAAATGTGAATGAACGGCTCGTCATCGACAATCCTTCGCTCGATGCCACATGGACTGTGACTTTTACACCGGCAGGGGAAGTGGAAAAGAACACATTGATGGAAGCAGGCAATCTGGTCACAGACGATAGGAGGATTCAGATCATGCCTAAGGGCATAGAGATTAATCCTGTAAATATCATAGACTCTGGCACCTTTGAGTTCAGAGACCAGCAAGGCCACCTGGCCCAGATTGTGATAGTGATGGTAGAAGATG AACCACCTCCTCCCGTCCTTCATCCATATGTTTATATTGCGATCATTGGCGGGATTATCTTTGCGGTGGTTGTCTGCTGTTGCTGTGTGAAAAAGTGCTGTTGTAGAAACAGCTCTTCCAAAAGGCACGAGTCTGCTCCTGAGACTGCAGCCGCACCTGCTGTGTATTGCCAT GATTTGATTCAACCTGCTGGCCCAAGTTACTCTGTTGCAC CTGGAGAACCTACAACTACCTCCCTTGAGCCATCG GTTGAACCTCTAGGAGGGCAGGGAGGCTATCCAGCTCCTACATTCGGCTCTGATTTTCTCTCCTCAGACCCTGTGCCAAAGTTTGAGCTCAAAGGACTGTCCATTCCCTCTGCACTCCCCCTCGTTTCAGACTCAACTTTCTGTGATGTTTACACCTCAGATAAACTCAACTTTCTGTAA
- the LOC116064435 gene encoding uncharacterized protein LOC116064435 isoform X5, whose product MDKDEAKDPRLQISIGSVVLTDLTERDEGTFSVSVGDAMPYDIIKLEILDCAYKEYRIYGNPYFFVAPELTEYIEFLHFHSEDLPRVVWNRTDPETNKGSRWQMKGSIWEIKSLNQADGGYYNFRKKDKTVLSRIRIVVAENKRRFYTNVNERLVIDNPSLDATWTVTFTPAGEVEKNTLMEAGNLVTDDRRIQIMPKGIEINPVNIIDSGTFEFRDQQGHLAQIVIVMVEDEPPPPVLHPYVYIAIIGGIIFAVVVCCCCVKKCCCRNSSSKRHESAPETAAAPAVYCHDLIQPAGPSYSVAPVPDNSYQPMNSLVSGEPTTTSLEPSVEPLGGQGGYPAPTFGSDFLSSDPVPKFELKGLSIPSALPLVSDSTFCDVYTSDKLNFL is encoded by the exons ATGGATAAGGACGAG GCAAAGGACCCACGCCTCCAAATTTCCATTGGCTCAGTTGTACTCACAGATTTGACAGAAAGAGATGAGGGAACGTTTTCTGTCTCAGTTGGTGATGCTATGCCATACGATATTATCAAACTGGAAATTTTGG ATTGTGCTTACAAGGAGTATAGGATttacgggaacccatatttctTTGTTGCTCCTGAACTAACTGAATACATAGAATTCCTTCACTTTCACAGTGAGGACCTGCCGAGGGTCGTGTGGAATCGCACCGACCCTGAGACCAATAAGGGAAGCAGATGGCAGATGAAGGGTTCTATCTGGGAGATTAAGAGCCTCAATCAGGCAGATGGCGGCTACTACAacttcagaaaaaaagacaaaacagtgCTGTCTAGGATACGGATTGTAGTAGCAG agaacaagAGACGCTTTTATACAAATGTGAATGAACGGCTCGTCATCGACAATCCTTCGCTCGATGCCACATGGACTGTGACTTTTACACCGGCAGGGGAAGTGGAAAAGAACACATTGATGGAAGCAGGCAATCTGGTCACAGACGATAGGAGGATTCAGATCATGCCTAAGGGCATAGAGATTAATCCTGTAAATATCATAGACTCTGGCACCTTTGAGTTCAGAGACCAGCAAGGCCACCTGGCCCAGATTGTGATAGTGATGGTAGAAGATG AACCACCTCCTCCCGTCCTTCATCCATATGTTTATATTGCGATCATTGGCGGGATTATCTTTGCGGTGGTTGTCTGCTGTTGCTGTGTGAAAAAGTGCTGTTGTAGAAACAGCTCTTCCAAAAGGCACGAGTCTGCTCCTGAGACTGCAGCCGCACCTGCTGTGTATTGCCAT GATTTGATTCAACCTGCTGGCCCAAGTTACTCTGTTGCACCTGTGCCAGATAACTCTTATCAGCCAATGAATTCCCTTGTTTCTGGAGAACCTACAACTACCTCCCTTGAGCCATCG GTTGAACCTCTAGGAGGGCAGGGAGGCTATCCAGCTCCTACATTCGGCTCTGATTTTCTCTCCTCAGACCCTGTGCCAAAGTTTGAGCTCAAAGGACTGTCCATTCCCTCTGCACTCCCCCTCGTTTCAGACTCAACTTTCTGTGATGTTTACACCTCAGATAAACTCAACTTTCTGTAA
- the LOC116064437 gene encoding uncharacterized protein LOC116064437 isoform X1 has translation MLLLLYVTTVSCVLFGGSSASEFFEKSMCYGRSLRLPFSFTPPLFNGQLYFTPKKGGSRKLVMDKDEAKDPRLQISIGSVELTDLTERDEGTFSVSVGDAMPYDVIKLEIVECAYKMYRNYGKSYSYTVPRQTEFVEFTPLHSEDLPRVLWNRTDPEANKGSRWQMKGFILAIKNVNQADSGYYNFRKKDNTLLSRIRLTVKENNRHYHTNVNERLLIQNPSFDATWTVTFTPAGEVENNTLMEAGNLVTDDRRIQIMPKGIEINPVNIIDSGTFEFRDQQGHLAQIVIVEVEDEPLPYVLHPYVYIAIIGGIIFAVVVCCCCVKKCCCRNSSSKRHEFAPETAAAPAVYYHDLIQPAGPVPDNSYQPMNSLVSGEPTTTSLEPSVEPLGGQGGYPSPTFGSDCHSSDPVPRFELKRQSIPSALPLVSDSTFCDVYTSDKLNFL, from the exons atgttattgttattatacgTGACTACTGTTTCCTGCGTCTTGTTTGGTG GTTCATCCGCATCcgagttttttgaaaaaagtatgTGCTATGGCAGAAGTTTGAGATTGCCGTTTAGTTTTACCCCACCTCTTTTCAATGGACAGTTGTACTTCACTCCGAAGAAGGGTGGATCCAGGAAGCTAGTGATGGATAAGGACGAG GCAAAGGACCCACGCCTCCAAATTTCCATTGGCTCAGTTGAACTCACAGATTTGACAGAAAGAGATGAGGGAACTTTTTCTGTCTCAGTTGGTGATGCTATGCCATACGATGTTATCAAACTGGAAATTGTGG AGTGTGCTTACAAGATGTATAGGAATTATGGGAAATCATATTCCTATACTGTTCCTAGACAGACTGAATTTGTGGAGTTCACTCCCCTTCACAGTGAGGACCTGCCGAGGGTCCTGTGGAATCGCACCGACCCTGAGGCCAATAAGGGAAGCAGATGGCAGATGAAGGGTTTTATCTTGGCGATTAAGAACGTCAATCAGGCAGATAGCGGCTACTACAacttcagaaaaaaagacaacactttgCTGTCTAGGATACGGCTCACAGTGAAAG agaacaataGACACTATCATACAAATGTGAATGAACGGCTCCTCATCCAAAATCCTTCGTTCGATGCCACATGGACTGTGACTTTTACACCGGCAGGGGAAGTGGAAAACAACACATTGATGGAAGCAGGCAATCTGGTCACAGACGATAGGAGGATTCAGATCATGCCTAAGGGCATAGAGATTAATCCTGTAAATATCATAGACTCTGGCACCTTTGAGTTCAGAGACCAGCAAGGCCACCTGGCCCAGATTGTGATAGTGGAGGTAGAAGATG AACCTCTTCCTTACGTCCTTCATCCATATGTTTATATTGCGATCATTGGCGGGATTATCTTTGCGGTGGTTGTCTGCTGTTGCTGTGTGAAAAAGTGCTGTTGTAGAAACAGCTCTTCCAAAAGGCACGAGTTTGCTCCTGAGACTGCAGCAGCACCTGCTGTGTATTACCAC GATTTGATTCAACCTGCTGGCCCTGTGCCAGATAACTCTTATCAGCCAATGAATTCCCTTGTTTCTGGAGAACCTACAACTACCTCCCTTGAGCCATCG GTTGAACCTCTAGGAGGGCAGGGAGGCTATCCATCTCCTACATTCGGCTCTGATTGTCACTCCTCAGACCCTGTACCAAGGTTTGAGCTCAAAAGACAGTCCATTCCCTCTGCACTCCCCCTCGTTTCAGACTCAACTTTCTGTGATGTTTACACCTCAGATAAGCTCAACTTTCTGTAA
- the LOC116064437 gene encoding uncharacterized protein LOC116064437 isoform X2 encodes MLLLLYVTTVSCVLFGGSSASEFFEKSMCYGRSLRLPFSFTPPLFNGQLYFTPKKGGSRKLVMDKDEAKDPRLQISIGSVELTDLTERDEGTFSVSVGDAMPYDVIKLEIVECAYKMYRNYGKSYSYTVPRQTEFVEFTPLHSEDLPRVLWNRTDPEANKGSRWQMKGFILAIKNVNQADSGYYNFRKKDNTLLSRIRLTVKENNRHYHTNVNERLLIQNPSFDATWTVTFTPAGEVENNTLMEAGNLVTDDRRIQIMPKGIEINPVNIIDSGTFEFRDQQGHLAQIVIVEVEDEPLPYVLHPYVYIAIIGGIIFAVVVCCCCVKKCCCRNSSSKRHEFAPETAAAPAVYYHVEPLGGQGGYPSPTFGSDCHSSDPVPRFELKRQSIPSALPLVSDSTFCDVYTSDKLNFL; translated from the exons atgttattgttattatacgTGACTACTGTTTCCTGCGTCTTGTTTGGTG GTTCATCCGCATCcgagttttttgaaaaaagtatgTGCTATGGCAGAAGTTTGAGATTGCCGTTTAGTTTTACCCCACCTCTTTTCAATGGACAGTTGTACTTCACTCCGAAGAAGGGTGGATCCAGGAAGCTAGTGATGGATAAGGACGAG GCAAAGGACCCACGCCTCCAAATTTCCATTGGCTCAGTTGAACTCACAGATTTGACAGAAAGAGATGAGGGAACTTTTTCTGTCTCAGTTGGTGATGCTATGCCATACGATGTTATCAAACTGGAAATTGTGG AGTGTGCTTACAAGATGTATAGGAATTATGGGAAATCATATTCCTATACTGTTCCTAGACAGACTGAATTTGTGGAGTTCACTCCCCTTCACAGTGAGGACCTGCCGAGGGTCCTGTGGAATCGCACCGACCCTGAGGCCAATAAGGGAAGCAGATGGCAGATGAAGGGTTTTATCTTGGCGATTAAGAACGTCAATCAGGCAGATAGCGGCTACTACAacttcagaaaaaaagacaacactttgCTGTCTAGGATACGGCTCACAGTGAAAG agaacaataGACACTATCATACAAATGTGAATGAACGGCTCCTCATCCAAAATCCTTCGTTCGATGCCACATGGACTGTGACTTTTACACCGGCAGGGGAAGTGGAAAACAACACATTGATGGAAGCAGGCAATCTGGTCACAGACGATAGGAGGATTCAGATCATGCCTAAGGGCATAGAGATTAATCCTGTAAATATCATAGACTCTGGCACCTTTGAGTTCAGAGACCAGCAAGGCCACCTGGCCCAGATTGTGATAGTGGAGGTAGAAGATG AACCTCTTCCTTACGTCCTTCATCCATATGTTTATATTGCGATCATTGGCGGGATTATCTTTGCGGTGGTTGTCTGCTGTTGCTGTGTGAAAAAGTGCTGTTGTAGAAACAGCTCTTCCAAAAGGCACGAGTTTGCTCCTGAGACTGCAGCAGCACCTGCTGTGTATTACCAC GTTGAACCTCTAGGAGGGCAGGGAGGCTATCCATCTCCTACATTCGGCTCTGATTGTCACTCCTCAGACCCTGTACCAAGGTTTGAGCTCAAAAGACAGTCCATTCCCTCTGCACTCCCCCTCGTTTCAGACTCAACTTTCTGTGATGTTTACACCTCAGATAAGCTCAACTTTCTGTAA